In the genome of Poecilia reticulata strain Guanapo linkage group LG16, Guppy_female_1.0+MT, whole genome shotgun sequence, one region contains:
- the LOC103477714 gene encoding uncharacterized protein LOC103477714 — protein sequence MDKNKSTEAIYENPQELEEGKKEKPSCSFQLLSLGILSVLLLASIAFIAWISVDMMSHKEKLDGLKRENKRLNIKKSLLENVTEQLIGERDDLKRALQVILMHDNFPVNQFCPDKKCLPCQKSWASLLEKCDQFYDQHSGQNPGKGARLYCQNTSADLVVVDDVKEQSPASNHEMNFCLLGQTDNNWLWIDGQNESLGFWMSGVVWFSGPYATVITWWKSSATFFTPTSLFGNGFSYGKKDVCSHFRLLLLVLGVTFILLAVSISFITWKCRLCPDGWFWFQEKCYWFRNDTELNWEESRRCAGRCRVRASLLLPLLLRSAATCRLVGLVDSSAIAFISYLSSSFYWLGLQNIDSSWVWIDGCRDTLGFWMNDLNPLGSFAEVLAWRNLTDSWLPTTSTTFSKVV from the exons ATGGATAAAAACAAGAGCACTGAAGCCATTTATGAAAACCCACAGGAGCTGGAAGAAG GGAAGAAGGAAAAACCGAGCTGCTCCTTCCAGCTGCTGTCGTTGGGGATTCTTTCCGTCCTGCTGCTGGCGAGCATCGCCTTCATCGCCTGGA TCAGCGTCGACATGATGAGCCATAAGGAAAAGCTGGACGGTCTGAAGAGAGAGAACAAGCGTCTGAATATTAAAAAGAGTCTTCTGGAAAACGTGACGGAGCAGCTGATCGGGGAGCGGGACGACCTGAAGAGGGCGCTGCAGGTCATCCTGATGCACGACAACTTCCCAGTGAACCAGTTCTGCCCAGACAAAA AGTGTCTGCCGTGCCAGAAGAGTTGGGCGAGTTTACTGGAAAAGTGCGACCAGTTTTATGACCAACATTCAGGCCAGAACCCTGGGAAAGGAGCCCGACTGTACTGTCAAAACACGTCCGCAGACCTGGTGGTCGTTGATGACGTCAAAGAACAG aGTCCTGCCAGTAATCATGAGATGAATTTCTGCTTGTTGGGCCAAACCGACAACAACTGGCTCTGGATCGATGGGCAAAATGAGAGTCTTGg GTTCTGGATGAGCGGAGTGGTTTGGTTCTCTGGTCCATACGCCACGGTGATAACATGGTGGAAATCCTCAGCGACGTTTTTCACTCCAACGTCTCTGTTTGGAAACGGCTTCAGCT ACGGTAAAAAAGACGTTTGCTCTCATTtccgtctgctgctgctggtgttgggGGTAACCTTCATCCTGCTGGCGGTGAGCATCAGCTTCATCACCTGGA AGTGCCGGCTGTGTCCGGACggatggttctggttccaggaAAAGTGCTACTGGTTCAGGAACGACACCGAGCTGAACTGGGAAGAAAGTCGTCG TTGTGCGGGCCGCTGCAGGGTTCGTGCGTCTTTGTTgctcccactgttgctacggtcggcggctacatgtcggcttgtgggtttggtcgactcgtctgcgaTC GCTTTCATCAGTTacctcagcagcagcttctaCTGGCTGGGCCTGCARAACATMGACAGCAGCTGGGTCTGGATCGACGGATGTAGAGACACTTTAGG GTTTTGGATGAATGATCTCAACCCGTTGGGTTCGTTTGCGGAGGTTTTGGCCTGGAGGAATCTGACTGACAGCTGGCTGCCGACAACATCTACGACCTTCAGCAAGGTCGTCTGA